The following proteins are co-located in the Leptospira weilii genome:
- a CDS encoding flavin monoamine oxidase family protein has product MKLSRSEFIKLGILTAAGISGLSGIKLRAQGTSPRKTVIVLGGGIAGLYTSYLLGKTGIKVQLIEATDRLGGRIRTVADVSGNFLDLGAEWIQAEHKTAKSLIRELGLKTTDFEVQSDLFFGSYRKFGTWDISLKSQEILNKLVQMNSKINSSQQQELDRISFYNFLIYQGMTPEDLTLLNFKYSLYYGDSLRSLSAQKVLSDLVNFPKYNTRVEGGMEALTKALALSLENTETSFMDPVVSVSQGEGKVTVTTASGKRIEGNACISTLPANQLTSIQWEPELDKEKKLSALRIRYSRIYKTFLMLREAPWTKGNFSAYSDSAAGFIYDAGTKANSEDKILGTISTGDRYDVLASSTDAMKVEYIRLALESLGQNKDLQVLRIQSSETSQSKYVPTGIATFPPGSYGSIISLLKPMDRIFFAGEHTAELNGTVEGALASAIRAVNQV; this is encoded by the coding sequence ATGAAACTAAGTAGATCGGAGTTTATCAAACTTGGAATTTTGACCGCGGCGGGTATTTCCGGTCTTTCGGGAATAAAATTACGCGCTCAAGGGACATCGCCTCGAAAAACAGTAATCGTATTGGGAGGTGGAATTGCCGGTTTGTATACTTCTTATCTCTTGGGTAAAACAGGAATCAAAGTTCAACTCATCGAGGCGACAGATCGATTGGGGGGTAGAATTCGAACGGTTGCCGATGTAAGCGGGAATTTTTTGGATTTGGGCGCCGAATGGATTCAGGCCGAACACAAAACTGCTAAGAGTTTAATCCGAGAATTGGGTCTGAAAACGACCGACTTTGAGGTTCAGTCCGATTTGTTTTTCGGATCTTATCGTAAATTTGGAACCTGGGATATATCACTTAAGTCCCAAGAAATTTTAAATAAACTCGTTCAGATGAATTCAAAGATCAATTCTTCGCAACAACAGGAATTGGATCGGATCAGCTTTTATAATTTTCTAATTTATCAAGGGATGACTCCAGAGGATTTAACCCTTCTGAACTTTAAATATTCCTTATATTACGGAGATTCGCTTCGGTCTTTGTCGGCGCAAAAGGTTTTATCCGACCTAGTTAACTTTCCGAAATACAATACCAGAGTGGAAGGCGGAATGGAAGCCTTAACGAAGGCGCTTGCATTGTCCTTGGAAAATACGGAAACGAGTTTTATGGATCCTGTCGTTTCCGTTTCTCAGGGGGAAGGTAAGGTGACCGTGACTACGGCGTCCGGAAAACGAATAGAAGGGAACGCTTGCATCTCGACTTTGCCCGCAAATCAACTAACGTCGATTCAATGGGAACCTGAATTGGACAAGGAAAAGAAATTATCGGCGTTACGAATTCGATATTCCAGAATTTATAAGACTTTTTTAATGCTTCGGGAGGCTCCTTGGACAAAGGGAAATTTTTCGGCGTATTCGGATTCCGCCGCGGGTTTTATCTACGACGCGGGGACGAAGGCGAACTCGGAAGATAAGATTCTCGGAACGATTTCCACGGGAGATCGATACGACGTTTTGGCTTCTTCCACCGATGCGATGAAAGTCGAATACATACGTCTTGCGCTGGAATCTTTGGGACAAAATAAAGATCTGCAGGTTCTTCGGATTCAAAGCAGTGAAACTTCTCAATCCAAGTATGTTCCTACCGGTATCGCGACTTTTCCGCCTGGAAGTTATGGATCGATTATCTCTTTGTTGAAACCAATGGATCGGATATTCTTCGCGGGAGAACATACCGCGGAGTTGAATGGAACAGTGGAAGGCGCGCTCGCTTCAGCGATTCGTGCAGTCAATCAAGTGTAA
- a CDS encoding LIC13354 family exoprotein: MKFRTSWKFLMATVLTCGMMNCSVPKDNLIMDEDTFLLLGISILNHWEIEGTWNYFNGTKEYAGGGFNANGTVLQGQYVITNTKVTREIKEGASKLIGDVIEIDRSKKVVYIQFTQDSSFSKGKFSWYRWTSKDGYFYICPDLSGVNNQNTLEQAKADNLDSFSDISNINSGCGLNSGFDPAPWSRLEIKTN, from the coding sequence ATGAAATTTAGAACAAGCTGGAAATTCTTAATGGCAACCGTCCTTACTTGCGGAATGATGAATTGCTCAGTACCAAAGGACAATTTAATTATGGACGAAGACACATTTCTTCTTCTCGGAATCTCGATTCTAAATCATTGGGAAATAGAAGGAACCTGGAACTATTTCAACGGAACGAAAGAATACGCCGGTGGTGGTTTTAACGCGAATGGAACGGTATTGCAAGGTCAGTATGTCATTACTAACACCAAAGTGACTCGAGAGATAAAGGAAGGAGCAAGCAAACTAATCGGCGATGTAATCGAAATAGATCGATCCAAAAAAGTGGTCTATATCCAATTTACCCAGGACTCGTCTTTTTCAAAAGGAAAGTTCTCTTGGTATCGCTGGACTTCGAAAGACGGGTACTTTTATATCTGTCCCGATCTTTCCGGTGTAAACAACCAAAATACATTAGAACAAGCTAAAGCGGACAACTTGGATTCTTTTTCCGACATAAGCAACATCAATTCCGGATGCGGCTTAAACAGCGGATTTGATCCCGCCCCTTGGAGCCGTTTAGAAATTAAAACGAACTAA
- a CDS encoding LIC_13355 family lipoprotein codes for MKKNIFIYSFLILLFSFYSCKENSSEDFNSLVGLLVLTQSQQTPDSRPCKDRFAIDRAGIYNATEIVSDPANTGTGFQDSTCAVDGVLGLGNFNGSLDVFTLDNNGAGASLILGWNGKKVQNTIGMDFIVFENPFQVGGSPNSVFLEPIIVEVGNDRNNWCGWNPTYTQGGVFSNDPAHWLRFAGLKYVDYNQITNPMNSVSLFNLDGGGDGFDLGDVNFGNSGSGCSVALRNELQANGFLYIKLTSAKAILAALPIPGANENPDIDGVIAKQLSP; via the coding sequence ATGAAAAAAAACATCTTTATTTACAGTTTTCTAATTCTGCTTTTTTCTTTCTATTCGTGTAAGGAAAACTCATCCGAAGACTTTAATTCGCTCGTCGGCTTATTGGTTTTGACGCAATCACAACAAACTCCGGATTCAAGACCTTGCAAAGACAGGTTTGCAATTGATCGAGCAGGCATATACAACGCAACGGAAATCGTAAGCGATCCCGCAAATACCGGCACCGGATTTCAAGATTCCACCTGTGCGGTCGACGGAGTTTTAGGACTTGGAAATTTTAACGGTTCTCTCGATGTATTTACTTTGGATAACAACGGTGCGGGAGCCTCTTTGATTTTAGGCTGGAACGGTAAAAAAGTTCAGAATACAATCGGTATGGATTTTATCGTTTTTGAAAATCCGTTTCAAGTTGGAGGAAGTCCAAATTCGGTTTTTTTAGAACCGATTATCGTCGAGGTCGGTAATGATCGAAACAATTGGTGCGGATGGAATCCGACGTATACGCAAGGCGGAGTGTTTTCCAACGATCCGGCACATTGGTTACGATTTGCGGGATTAAAATATGTGGATTATAACCAAATTACAAATCCGATGAATTCCGTTTCTTTGTTCAATTTGGACGGAGGAGGAGACGGATTCGATTTAGGAGATGTGAATTTTGGAAATTCGGGATCGGGTTGCAGCGTAGCCTTAAGAAATGAACTTCAAGCGAACGGATTTCTATACATAAAACTAACTTCCGCAAAGGCGATTCTTGCCGCACTCCCGATTCCCGGCGCCAATGAAAACCCGGATATCGACGGCGTCATCGCCAAACAATTATCCCCATAG
- a CDS encoding DUF6580 family putative transport protein has translation MRQLDQILKRIKSELLTKNTVSILGVILSGISRFLPHPPNFTLVGAMTVYSGARIQGWKSFVYPMFMILVTDFILSKIHGFDWFYEGLPFVYCSLLINVLLGRIFLKNNNKLISVFGVSLLASAQFFVLSNFSVWAFSSLYPKTPEGLLTCYIAAIPYFGGTLLGDLIYTSILFGILDRVELKVKANFTNSIDGTKEELSV, from the coding sequence ATGCGACAACTCGATCAAATTCTAAAAAGAATTAAATCCGAACTCTTAACAAAAAATACGGTTTCCATACTCGGAGTGATCCTTTCCGGAATTTCCAGATTTTTACCTCATCCGCCTAACTTCACTTTGGTGGGCGCAATGACCGTTTATTCCGGAGCGAGAATTCAAGGATGGAAATCGTTTGTTTACCCGATGTTTATGATACTCGTTACCGATTTTATTCTTTCCAAAATCCACGGATTCGATTGGTTTTACGAGGGGCTTCCCTTCGTATATTGTTCTCTTCTGATAAATGTTTTGTTAGGAAGAATTTTTCTAAAAAACAACAATAAACTCATCTCCGTATTCGGCGTATCGTTACTTGCGAGCGCGCAATTTTTCGTTCTTTCGAATTTTTCGGTCTGGGCTTTTTCTTCTCTCTATCCTAAAACCCCGGAAGGTTTATTGACCTGTTATATTGCCGCCATTCCCTATTTTGGCGGCACTCTGCTCGGGGATTTGATTTATACCTCGATTCTTTTTGGGATTTTAGACCGAGTCGAATTAAAAGTGAAAGCGAATTTTACAAATTCCATAGACGGAACAAAGGAGGAACTTTCCGTTTGA